In Calliopsis andreniformis isolate RMS-2024a chromosome 6, iyCalAndr_principal, whole genome shotgun sequence, a single genomic region encodes these proteins:
- the LOC143180767 gene encoding GPN-loop GTPase 3, protein MRYAQLVMGPAGSGKSTYCSIMQQHAADERKVVEVVNLDPAAEYFDYEALVDIRELIQLDDAMEDNELRFGPNGGLVFCMEYLLENSSWLEEKLGDVDDDYIIFDCPGQIELYTHMTVIRQLIIMLQNLNFRICGVFLVDSQFMIDGSKFLSGTMAALSVMINLELPHINILSKMDLLSKSARKQLDKYLEPDPHSLLTDMEKDSWNEKYRCLTEAIGRLIEDYSLVRFYPLNIKDEESIADIKLTIDNIIQYGEDADVRIKDFEEPDEDNEKDVNCDINA, encoded by the exons ATGAGGTACGCCCAACTTGTAATGGGACCAGCAGGTAGTGGGAAG tcTACGTATTGTTCTATCATGCAACAACATGCAGCAGATGAAAGAAAAGTGGTAGAAGTAGTAAATTTAGATCCTGCAGCAGAATATTTTGATTATGAGGCTTTAGTTGATATAAGGGAATTAATTCAATTGGATGATGCTATGGAAGATAATGAATTAAGATTTGGACCTAATGGCGGACTTGTTTTTTGTATGGA ATACTTATTGGAAAATTCATCGTGGCTAGAAGAAAAATTGGGAGATGTGGATGATGATTACATTATTTTTGATTGTCCAGGCCAAATAGAATTATATACACATATGACAGTTATTCGTCAATTAATAATAATGTTGCAGAATCTCAATTTTCGTATCTGTGGAGTCTTTTTAGTTGATAgtcaatttatgattgatggaTCAAAATTTTTATCAGGCACAATGGCTGCTCTTAGTGTAATGATTAATTTAGAACTACCACACATTAATATTCTTAGTAAAATGGACTTATTATCAAAAAGTGCAAGAAAACAATTAGATAAATACTTAGAACCCGATCCTCATAGTTTACTAACAGATATGGAAAAGGATTCTTGGAATGAAAAATATAGATGTCTCACAGAGGCCATTGGAAGACTCATAGAAGATTATAGTTTAGTACGTTTTTATCCTCTAAATATAAAAGATGAAGAGAGCATTGCTGATATCAAATTAACAATAGACAATATTATTCAGTATGGAGAAGATGCTGATGTTAGGATCAAAGATTTTGAAGAACCTGATGAGGATAATGAGAAAGATGTAAACTGtgacataaatgcataa